From a region of the Nitrospirota bacterium genome:
- the corA gene encoding magnesium/cobalt transporter CorA, whose translation MARLIKERVKRGLSPGTLVHIGEKSGRDVKITVIDYDETHLQEVEIKTIEQCFPFKDKDTVTWINVEGLHQSEIIQSLGDCFGLHPLVMEDILNTDQRPKADAYTDYLFIILKMLYNVKDSEIVSEQISLILKANFVISFQEGLEGDVFSPVRERIRAGKGRIRGMGADYLAYAMIDSIVDNYFTILEGVGERVEDLEEELVSSPGKETLHEIHKLKREIIFLRKAVWPLREVIGILARGDSPFIKNATVVYLRDVYDHTIQVIDIIETSRDMLSSMLDIYLSSISNRMNEIMKFLTIIGTIFIPLTFIVGIYGMNFEFMPEIKWRYGYFAVMAFMFSIGIIMLFYFKKKKWL comes from the coding sequence ATGGCGCGTCTGATCAAAGAGAGGGTAAAGAGGGGGCTTTCGCCAGGGACACTTGTCCATATTGGTGAGAAAAGCGGAAGAGACGTTAAAATTACCGTCATTGATTATGATGAGACACATCTTCAGGAAGTGGAGATAAAGACCATAGAGCAGTGTTTCCCGTTTAAAGATAAAGATACAGTGACATGGATCAATGTCGAGGGGCTCCATCAATCAGAGATAATACAGAGCCTTGGCGATTGTTTCGGACTCCATCCTCTTGTAATGGAGGACATACTCAATACCGATCAGCGCCCGAAGGCAGATGCTTATACAGACTATTTATTCATTATCCTTAAGATGCTCTACAATGTTAAAGATTCCGAGATTGTCTCAGAGCAGATAAGTCTTATTCTCAAAGCAAACTTCGTAATCTCTTTCCAGGAAGGATTAGAGGGAGATGTATTCAGCCCTGTCAGGGAGAGAATCAGGGCGGGCAAGGGACGTATAAGAGGAATGGGGGCTGATTACCTTGCGTATGCGATGATAGATTCGATCGTAGACAATTATTTTACAATCCTGGAGGGAGTCGGAGAGAGGGTAGAGGACCTTGAGGAGGAACTCGTTTCCAGTCCGGGCAAGGAGACCCTGCATGAGATACACAAGCTGAAGAGAGAGATTATATTTCTGAGAAAGGCTGTATGGCCGCTGAGAGAAGTGATCGGCATACTTGCTCGTGGAGATTCACCGTTTATAAAGAACGCCACTGTTGTATACCTGAGGGATGTCTATGATCATACCATTCAGGTGATTGATATAATAGAAACGTCCCGCGATATGCTTTCCAGTATGCTTGATATTTATCTTTCAAGCATCAGTAACCGGATGAATGAGATAATGAAGTTCCTTACGATCATAGGCACGATCTTCATACCTCTGACATTTATCGTTGGTATCTATGGTATGAACTTCGAGTTTATGCCGGAGATTAAATGGCGGTATGGATACTTTGCGGTCATGGCCTTCATGTTTTCCATTGGCATTATCATGCTGTTCTATTTCAAGAAAAAGAAGTGGCTTTAA
- a CDS encoding gamma-glutamyl-gamma-aminobutyrate hydrolase family protein — MTPIIAVTAKTEELRNRPQTTIPDTYAKVIEEAGGIPLIIPVTDKKENIIQIARFADGFLFSGGDDIDPRYYGEEPLADMVISPDERTEFEMALLKEIIRLRKPVLGICLGAQLINITLGGNLYQDIPAQIADPLNHRNQHNITLVEGTILCKVFSNKSLKNRALTTDDRKIPLDPTLEGGGMGGFEHEFSSDISIFSTHHQSVKSPGKGLTVSALSSDGVIEAIELPDYPFLIGVQWHPEREPESVCTRLLFHAFIKAAKSTAKPDTSKLA; from the coding sequence GTGACTCCAATAATAGCCGTTACAGCCAAGACAGAGGAACTCAGAAACAGGCCTCAGACCACTATACCCGATACATATGCAAAGGTTATAGAAGAAGCAGGCGGCATACCGCTTATTATTCCTGTTACAGACAAAAAGGAGAATATCATACAGATCGCCCGGTTTGCCGACGGCTTTCTGTTCAGTGGCGGGGATGATATAGATCCGCGATATTACGGGGAAGAACCACTGGCAGATATGGTCATATCGCCTGATGAACGAACAGAGTTTGAAATGGCGCTTCTGAAAGAGATTATACGGCTTCGTAAACCTGTACTGGGCATATGCCTGGGAGCACAACTTATTAACATTACCCTTGGAGGAAACCTTTATCAGGATATACCGGCGCAGATAGCTGATCCCTTGAACCACAGAAATCAACATAATATAACCCTCGTGGAGGGTACCATTCTTTGCAAGGTGTTTTCAAATAAATCCCTCAAAAACAGAGCACTTACAACGGATGACAGAAAAATCCCCCTTGACCCCACTTTAGAAGGGGGGGGTATGGGGGGATTTGAGCATGAATTTTCGAGTGATATTTCAATATTCAGCACACACCATCAGTCAGTCAAGTCACCGGGAAAAGGTCTTACAGTAAGCGCACTGTCATCTGATGGAGTAATTGAAGCAATAGAACTACCGGACTATCCATTTCTGATCGGAGTCCAATGGCACCCGGAACGGGAACCGGAGAGTGTCTGTACAAGACTGCTCTTTCATGCCTTCATAAAGGCTGCAAAATCAACTGCGAAACCGGACACTTCTAAATTGGCTTGA